The genomic interval TGCACCGCCCATGGCGACGGATGCACGTTCCTTCAGCAACGAATCCTTGAGAGCATCGAGTCGTTCATTGATTTCCTTTTGATTCATCTGCCTTATTTCCTTCGCTCGCAGTTCCATTTTTTTCCTCCTCTACTTTATCTACACCACTACTAACTTCCGGCTCTTTCGTTTCAAGGGGCTTTGGTGGTGCCTCTATCTTAATCACCGGATTTATCTTATCTGGAAGCTTGTAATCGCCCTTGAGCATTGATACCCTGACGCCGATTATACCAAGCTTCAATTTTGCCTGTGAATATCCGACTGCCATTCCGATTCTTCCAGGTTCACCGGAATACTTTACCGAGCCGTACATGAATTTCTGGGATCTCGCCCTCTCTCCAGATATTTTCCCTCCGATCCGTATCATCACGCCTTTTGAGCCGCTGTCGATTATTCTTCTCAGAGACGTATTGCCCGCTTTCCTGTAATGCCATCCTTTTTCGAGTGACAGGGCAATCTTCTTGGAAACAACCTGAGGATTAAGATCCGGGTTGCTGATCTCCTTGACTTCTATCTGGGGACTCTCCACCTTATATTTTGTCTCCAGGTACGATGTGATGGCCTGCACCCTTGAACCACGATGCCCGATAACCAGACCGGGTTTGTTCACATAGAGAGCTATATTGGTTCCGAAGGGAGTGCGTTTCATCTCCATTCCACCGTAGCCTGCTTCGTCCGTCTGCCTTTTTATATATTCAGATATAAGCAATTTATTAACTGAATTTGATATGAACTTTCTTTCCTTCATTCCTCTTCCTCCTGTACCACAATCTCCAGGTTCACGAGATCCTTGAATGATGCTCCAGATCGTCCCTGCGCCTTTGGCAGGTACTTCTTGATCATTCTACCCTTTGATGCCGCAACATGAACAATCTTCAAATTGTCTGTGTTGAGACCATTAAATTCGGCATTAGATTCAGCGTTGGCCAGTAATTTCATGAAAGCTCTTGCGGTCTTTATCGGGTATCTTCCCGGGCCCACAGCTTTCTTGTGAGAAACGGAATCCAAGTACCTGAAATAAGGAACCGGCTTCTTCTTTTCTATAACGAGATCAAGCGTGTCTTTTGCAACCTGCAGGTTCATTCCCCTGAGAAAGTGCGCTACGTTGACTGCGTCTTTTAGTGATACGTCCTGTTCGTATAGCCTTCCTTTAGAGGAATGCTCCGGAATTTCATTAATTGAGTAACCTTTCATTTTAACATCACTTCAACGGCATGAACTTCGAAGATCTGGTTGCACCGACTCCAGGACCAGAGTGCTTTACCTCTTTCCTTGTCATGGCGAACTCTCCGAGATAATGCCCAATCATCTCGGGTTTTATCTCAAACCTGGTGTAGGAATTACCATTGTACACTTCTACGACTTTGCCGACAAATGCTGGAATTATTATTGCATCCCTAACGTGAGTTTTCAGGTGGGAAGTGCCCTCAAGGGAAAGTTTTTTGAACAATACGCCTTGGTCATGGTTATTCTCCCTCAGCAGAGACCTTCTGGCTCTGGACGGGAGCAGCTGAACGAGTTTATCCATAGGCATTTTCTTCAGTTCTTCCAAAGTGAAGCCCCTGTAGGTAAACTCCTTTGCTCTTCCCATCACAACTTTCTGTGACTTTCGTGCCCTCCGTTTTATGGACTTTACTGATGCCTGTTTATTTTGCGCCATTACTTATTCCTCCTCTGAGGAGATAGTCTCCCAACCTTTCTTCCAGGCGGCGTTCCCCGCCCTACGGTGGATGGACGACCGACGTGCTGATGATTGCCTCCGCCATGCGGGTGATTTATTGCATTCATGGCTACCCCTCTTACAGTGTATGGTCTTTTGGCCTTGCTCCTCAAATAATGAATATGGGTTCCAGCCTTAAGGATCGGTTTCGTCGTCAAACCGGATCCAGCAACCCTTCCTACGGTAGCCTTGCACATAGGACTAAAAAGCCTTAATTTTCCTGATGGCAACTTTATAGAAACCTGCTCTCCATGCCCGACAACAAGTGCCGCAGCACCGGCTGTTCTGCAGAATTTTCCGCCGTCTCCAGGGAAACTCTCTATGTTGTACACATATTCGCCATCAGCTATCTGGCCAAGTTCTATGGTCGATCCTCTATCTATTCTTGATGGGTCATCCATGACTATATCTTGACCAACAAATACGCCGTTGAAGGCCAGGGTCATGTGATTCTTGTTATTCTCGTCCTGGAGCAACATAACCGGTGCATTCCTTCCTGGAGCCTGCACGATATCCTTTACCTTGTACTGTCCTGTGGACAGATTCTCAATCTTCCCAATATGGCGATGGCTTGGGCTTCTGTATACGAGCCCTCCCTTTCCTCGCCTTCTTGGAGTTATACGCTTACCCATATTTCACCTCAGAATATACCTATCCTGCCTGCTATTTCATCGGCAGAAAAATCTTCCGTCAAAGTAACTATCGCTTTCTTACCGTCTTTCGTAATGACGGTATTTATGGAACTGACCTTAACCGAGAATTTCTTCTCTATCTCGCTCTTTATCTCTTTTTTTGTGCTCTTCTTTAGAACTAGGAATGAAAGCTTGTTTTCATTCTCGGTTTGCAGCATTGTCTTTTCTGTGGCAATAGGCCTCAGTATTACGTCCATCATTTCACCTCTGAAAGTTTCTTCAAGGCAGACTCCGTAAAGACTGTCAAACGGCCGCCAACACCGCCCGGAGCAAGCTTCTTTATGCTCAGTCCCTCAATCGTGGCAATATCAACCCCCGGAAGAGACGAGAATACGTCAAGATCCTTCCTTTCGGTTCCCACAATAAGCACGCTTTTAGCCTGTTTGTAAGTTCTGCCTCTCATCTTTCCTCTGCCAGCCCTTACGTTAACGCTCTCTTTTGACCTTATGATATCGTCCCACAGATTGACCGTTGCAAGGAAAAATAACGCCTGCTTGGATTTCTTTATATTCGCCAGCGCATCGTCAGAAACGACTACCGGCAACTTGATCCCGTCTGGAACTACATGACCTCTTGCCTTTACGGCTTCAAGGGAAGATGTCAGTGCTATTGCACTGTTTCGTGCAATCAACCTTTCTTTCGCGTTCATGTTCTTTTCAAGTATCTTTGTGGTTCTCGGTGAATGTGCACTTTTTCCCTTTACGAAACTTGCCAGTAAAACTGCAGTGTTACTTCCAGATGTTCGCGGTATTCTTGCTGTCCCGTGTCCCGGTCCTGCATTGTGCCCAACCCGGCGCATTCCCGCCATTGGAGAAGACCCGTAAGGCTGTCTGGCAGATAACGTAACGACTCTGAAGTATCGTTTTATAAGATCAGGCCTTGGGGCTATTGAGAATATCTCTGGAAGTTCAATTTCCCCCTTGACCTGACCATCGGCTGAATATACATTAGTTTTCATTTAATCACCCTGTTT from Thermoplasmatales archaeon carries:
- the rpl4p gene encoding 50S ribosomal protein L4; the protein is MKTNVYSADGQVKGEIELPEIFSIAPRPDLIKRYFRVVTLSARQPYGSSPMAGMRRVGHNAGPGHGTARIPRTSGSNTAVLLASFVKGKSAHSPRTTKILEKNMNAKERLIARNSAIALTSSLEAVKARGHVVPDGIKLPVVVSDDALANIKKSKQALFFLATVNLWDDIIRSKESVNVRAGRGKMRGRTYKQAKSVLIVGTERKDLDVFSSLPGVDIATIEGLSIKKLAPGGVGGRLTVFTESALKKLSEVK
- a CDS encoding 50S ribosomal protein L2, producing MGKRITPRRRGKGGLVYRSPSHRHIGKIENLSTGQYKVKDIVQAPGRNAPVMLLQDENNKNHMTLAFNGVFVGQDIVMDDPSRIDRGSTIELGQIADGEYVYNIESFPGDGGKFCRTAGAAALVVGHGEQVSIKLPSGKLRLFSPMCKATVGRVAGSGLTTKPILKAGTHIHYLRSKAKRPYTVRGVAMNAINHPHGGGNHQHVGRPSTVGRGTPPGRKVGRLSPQRRNK
- the rpmC gene encoding 50S ribosomal protein L29; protein product: MELRAKEIRQMNQKEINERLDALKDSLLKERASVAMGGAPKNPGKIRSLRRQIARIKTVGSEGKRNE
- a CDS encoding 30S ribosomal protein S19, with the protein product MAQNKQASVKSIKRRARKSQKVVMGRAKEFTYRGFTLEELKKMPMDKLVQLLPSRARRSLLRENNHDQGVLFKKLSLEGTSHLKTHVRDAIIIPAFVGKVVEVYNGNSYTRFEIKPEMIGHYLGEFAMTRKEVKHSGPGVGATRSSKFMPLK
- a CDS encoding 50S ribosomal protein L23, translating into MMDVILRPIATEKTMLQTENENKLSFLVLKKSTKKEIKSEIEKKFSVKVSSINTVITKDGKKAIVTLTEDFSADEIAGRIGIF
- a CDS encoding 30S ribosomal protein S3, producing MKERKFISNSVNKLLISEYIKRQTDEAGYGGMEMKRTPFGTNIALYVNKPGLVIGHRGSRVQAITSYLETKYKVESPQIEVKEISNPDLNPQVVSKKIALSLEKGWHYRKAGNTSLRRIIDSGSKGVMIRIGGKISGERARSQKFMYGSVKYSGEPGRIGMAVGYSQAKLKLGIIGVRVSMLKGDYKLPDKINPVIKIEAPPKPLETKEPEVSSGVDKVEEEKNGTASEGNKADESKGNQ
- a CDS encoding 50S ribosomal protein L22, translated to MKGYSINEIPEHSSKGRLYEQDVSLKDAVNVAHFLRGMNLQVAKDTLDLVIEKKKPVPYFRYLDSVSHKKAVGPGRYPIKTARAFMKLLANAESNAEFNGLNTDNLKIVHVAASKGRMIKKYLPKAQGRSGASFKDLVNLEIVVQEEEE